A stretch of the Serratia marcescens genome encodes the following:
- the allS gene encoding HTH-type transcriptional activator AllS has protein sequence MLDHETIRSFIKVAECQSFSRAAELLHKTTATISYRIKTLEESIGTQLFIRTTRTVNLTPAGEYLLERCRQWHTWLDAMPGELRQINDGVEHQVNIVINNLLYDAAAVAGLLAHLHDKYPFTQFHISRQVYMGVWDALLNEDCHLAIGAAGNESLENSIKVLPLGKIDWVFAISPTHPLAAAADPLNETQLRPYAAINVEDTARHLAKRTAWLLSGQQEIKVPDLRTKLECHLRGLGIGFLPRQLCQTYLDSGELVARQLKYPRQPSPLSLAWSDARGGEAVRTLISLFQTRDPLIAGLVGALD, from the coding sequence ATGCTGGATCACGAAACCATTCGTTCGTTTATCAAAGTTGCCGAGTGCCAAAGCTTCTCGCGCGCGGCAGAATTGCTGCATAAAACCACCGCCACCATCAGCTACCGCATCAAAACGCTGGAAGAGAGCATCGGCACGCAGCTGTTTATCCGCACCACCCGCACCGTCAACCTGACGCCGGCCGGAGAATATTTACTGGAGCGCTGCCGCCAGTGGCACACCTGGTTGGACGCCATGCCGGGCGAACTGCGGCAAATCAACGACGGCGTAGAGCATCAGGTGAATATCGTGATCAACAACCTGCTGTACGACGCCGCCGCCGTGGCCGGGCTGTTGGCCCACCTGCACGACAAATACCCGTTCACCCAATTCCACATTTCTCGCCAGGTGTACATGGGCGTGTGGGACGCGCTGCTGAATGAGGATTGCCATCTGGCGATCGGCGCGGCGGGCAACGAATCGCTGGAAAACAGCATCAAGGTACTGCCGCTGGGCAAGATCGATTGGGTGTTCGCCATCTCGCCGACGCACCCGCTGGCCGCCGCTGCCGATCCGCTGAACGAAACGCAGCTGCGCCCTTACGCCGCGATCAACGTCGAAGATACCGCGCGCCATCTGGCCAAACGCACCGCCTGGCTACTGTCGGGCCAGCAGGAGATCAAGGTGCCGGATCTGCGCACCAAGCTGGAGTGCCATCTGCGCGGCCTCGGGATCGGTTTCCTTCCGCGCCAGCTGTGCCAAACTTACCTTGATAGCGGCGAGTTGGTGGCCAGGCAGCTCAAATATCCGCGCCAGCCCTCTCCCCTGTCGCTGGCCTGGTCCGACGCTCGCGGCGGTGAGGCGGTGCGCACCCTTATCAGCCTGTTCCAGACGCGGGATCCGCTGATCGCGGGTTTGGTCGGCGCCCTGGATTAA
- a CDS encoding ureidoglycolate lyase, which yields MDLVIEELTPAAFAPYGDVLQIEGSRFFHINDGKTERYHDLAKIEVSDGNRVLASINRAEPSELPMTFSLLEKHPLSSQAFVPMNGERFVVIVAEPGDTIPIGTLRAFITNGKQGINYHRNVWHHPLFAYAKVTDFFTIDRAGADNCVVSRLPEPYRIVLA from the coding sequence ATGGATTTAGTCATCGAAGAATTAACGCCGGCGGCCTTTGCGCCTTACGGCGATGTATTGCAGATAGAGGGCTCGCGTTTCTTTCATATCAATGACGGGAAAACCGAGCGTTATCACGATCTCGCCAAGATAGAGGTGTCCGACGGCAACCGGGTGCTCGCCAGCATCAACCGGGCGGAACCCAGCGAGCTGCCGATGACCTTTTCCCTGTTGGAAAAGCATCCGCTCTCGTCGCAGGCCTTTGTGCCGATGAACGGCGAACGCTTCGTGGTGATCGTCGCCGAACCGGGCGACACCATCCCCATCGGCACGCTGCGCGCCTTTATCACCAACGGCAAGCAGGGGATCAACTATCATCGTAACGTCTGGCATCACCCGCTGTTTGCCTATGCGAAGGTCACCGACTTTTTCACTATCGATCGCGCGGGCGCCGACAACTGCGTGGTCAGCCGCTTGCCGGAGCCGTATCGCATAGTTTTGGCATAG
- the allR gene encoding HTH-type transcriptional repressor AllR: MTELRRKGRPATEAGATKGAQALDRGLEILQYLANAGGSSSVSVLSEKLELPLSTTFRLLKVLEKSEFVFQDPQLGWWHIGIQSFTVGSAYMNDRDVVSVAGPFMRRLMLLSGETANLAIRNNFDAVLIRQCECQAMVRMCAPLGSRLPLHASGAGKALLYPLAEEEMLDLIVRSGLQSYTPKTLTSVNLLRKDLYQSLAQGYTIDDEEHALGLNCLASAIFDRNNNVIAAISISGPSSRVGKERFKELGELVGEVARDISAALGESRSRA; encoded by the coding sequence ATGACCGAATTACGCAGGAAAGGACGACCCGCCACCGAAGCCGGTGCCACCAAAGGGGCGCAGGCGTTGGATCGCGGGCTGGAGATCCTCCAGTACCTGGCCAACGCCGGGGGGAGTTCGTCGGTTTCCGTGCTGTCCGAAAAGCTGGAGTTGCCGCTGTCCACCACCTTCAGATTGTTGAAAGTGCTGGAGAAATCGGAGTTCGTCTTTCAGGATCCACAGCTGGGCTGGTGGCATATCGGCATTCAGTCGTTCACCGTCGGTTCCGCTTACATGAACGATCGCGATGTGGTATCGGTGGCCGGGCCGTTCATGCGCCGGTTGATGTTGCTGTCCGGCGAGACCGCCAACCTGGCGATCCGCAACAATTTCGACGCGGTGCTGATTCGTCAATGCGAGTGTCAGGCGATGGTGCGCATGTGCGCGCCGCTGGGCAGCCGTTTGCCGCTGCACGCCTCGGGCGCCGGCAAGGCGCTGCTGTACCCGCTGGCGGAAGAGGAGATGCTGGATCTGATCGTGCGTTCGGGGCTGCAATCCTACACGCCGAAGACGCTGACCAGCGTGAACCTGCTGCGCAAGGATCTGTATCAGTCGCTGGCGCAGGGCTACACCATCGACGATGAAGAGCACGCGCTTGGCCTGAACTGCCTGGCTTCGGCGATTTTCGATCGCAACAACAACGTGATCGCCGCCATCTCCATCTCAGGGCCGAGTTCGCGAGTCGGCAAGGAGCGGTTCAAGGAGCTGGGTGAACTGGTGGGTGAAGTGGCCAGAGATATCAGCGCCGCGCTGGGCGAATCGCGCAGCAGGGCGTAA
- the gcl gene encoding glyoxylate carboligase, whose translation MAIMRAVDAAMHVLEKEGITTAFGVPGAAINPFYDAMRRHGGIKHYLARHVEGASHMAEGYTRAAAGNIGVCIGTSGPAGTDMITGLYSASADSIPILCITGQAPRARLHKEDFQAVDIESIAKPVTKMAVTVQEPALVPRVLQQAFHLMRSGRPGPVLIDLPFDVQMAEIEFDPDTYSSLPAYKPAATQMQIDKALDLLCAAKKPLIIAGGGIHNADAADLLQQLAEICNVPVIPTLMGWGAIADDHPLMAGMAGLQTSHRYGNANLLDSDLVFGIGNRWANRHTGSVDKYTAGRKVVHIDIEPTQIGRVICPDLGIVSDARIALQMLVDTAKRRFERGELPNRDAWCAACLQRKQTLLRKTHFDNVPVKPQRVYEEMNRAFGRDACYVTTIGLSQIAAAQMLHVFEPRHWINAGQAGPLGWTLPAALGVCAADPQRKVVALSGDYDFQFMIEELAVGAQFKLPYIHVLVNNAYLGLIRQAQRGFDMDYCVQLSFENINNAEIGEYGVDHVKVAEGLGCKALRVFKPEEIAPAFRQAQELMQQHRVPVVVEIILERVTNISMGTELDNVNEFEPVAATPEDAPTSVNFFDYR comes from the coding sequence ATGGCAATTATGCGAGCGGTAGACGCGGCAATGCACGTGCTGGAAAAAGAAGGGATCACCACTGCGTTCGGCGTGCCCGGCGCGGCGATCAACCCGTTCTACGATGCGATGCGGCGGCACGGCGGCATCAAACACTACCTGGCGCGGCACGTGGAAGGGGCCTCGCACATGGCGGAAGGGTACACTCGCGCCGCCGCCGGCAACATCGGCGTGTGCATCGGCACCTCCGGCCCGGCGGGCACCGACATGATCACCGGGCTTTACTCCGCCTCCGCCGATTCGATCCCGATCCTGTGCATCACCGGCCAGGCGCCGCGTGCGCGTTTGCACAAAGAAGATTTTCAGGCGGTAGACATCGAATCGATCGCCAAGCCGGTGACCAAGATGGCGGTCACCGTGCAGGAACCGGCGCTGGTGCCGCGCGTGCTGCAACAGGCGTTTCACCTGATGCGCTCCGGCCGACCGGGCCCGGTGCTGATCGATCTGCCGTTCGACGTGCAGATGGCGGAGATCGAGTTCGATCCGGACACCTACTCTTCACTGCCCGCCTATAAGCCGGCGGCCACCCAGATGCAGATCGACAAAGCGCTGGATCTGCTGTGCGCGGCGAAAAAACCGCTGATCATCGCCGGCGGCGGCATTCACAACGCCGACGCGGCGGATCTGCTGCAGCAGCTGGCGGAGATCTGCAATGTGCCGGTGATCCCGACGCTGATGGGCTGGGGCGCCATTGCGGACGATCACCCGTTGATGGCGGGCATGGCGGGCCTGCAAACCTCGCACCGCTACGGCAACGCCAACCTGCTGGATTCGGATCTGGTGTTCGGCATCGGCAACCGCTGGGCCAACCGCCACACCGGCTCGGTGGACAAGTACACCGCCGGGCGCAAGGTGGTGCACATCGATATCGAGCCGACGCAGATTGGCCGGGTGATCTGCCCGGATCTGGGTATCGTCTCCGACGCGCGCATCGCGCTGCAAATGCTGGTGGACACGGCAAAGCGCCGCTTCGAACGCGGCGAGTTGCCGAATCGCGACGCCTGGTGCGCCGCTTGCCTGCAGCGCAAGCAAACGCTGCTGCGCAAAACCCACTTCGACAACGTGCCGGTCAAGCCGCAGCGGGTGTATGAAGAGATGAACCGCGCCTTCGGCCGCGACGCCTGCTACGTCACCACCATCGGGCTGTCGCAGATCGCCGCCGCGCAAATGCTGCACGTTTTCGAGCCGCGTCACTGGATCAACGCCGGCCAGGCCGGCCCGCTGGGCTGGACGCTGCCTGCGGCGCTGGGCGTATGCGCCGCCGATCCGCAGCGCAAGGTGGTCGCGCTGTCGGGCGACTATGATTTCCAATTCATGATCGAAGAGCTGGCGGTCGGCGCACAGTTCAAGCTGCCCTATATCCACGTGCTGGTGAACAACGCCTATCTGGGGCTGATCCGCCAGGCGCAGCGCGGGTTCGATATGGATTACTGCGTGCAGCTGTCGTTTGAAAACATCAACAATGCGGAGATTGGCGAGTACGGCGTCGATCACGTCAAGGTGGCGGAAGGACTGGGCTGCAAGGCGCTGCGGGTGTTCAAACCGGAAGAGATCGCGCCGGCGTTCCGTCAGGCCCAGGAACTGATGCAGCAGCACCGGGTGCCGGTGGTGGTGGAAATCATCCTGGAGCGCGTCACCAATATTTCCATGGGTACCGAGCTGGATAACGTCAACGAGTTCGAACCGGTGGCGGCAACGCCGGAAGACGCGCCGACCTCGGTCAACTTCTTTGATTACCGTTGA
- the hyi gene encoding hydroxypyruvate isomerase — protein sequence MPKFSANLSMLFTEVDFMQRFRRAKEQGFSAVEYMFPYDYPIAALRSELEAHRLSQVLFNLPAGDWAAGERGIACLPGREAEFRDGVGRAIEYAQALGCDRINCLIGNPDPAVSRHTTDERVKENLSYAADTLARQNIRLLIEPINRYDMPQFYLQTSRQAIELIEAIGSPNLYLQYDLYHMQRMEGELTQTLERLLAKIDHVQVADNPGRHEPGTGEINCEFIFAQLDRMGYRGWIGCEYKPLTTTESGLSWIKKYLS from the coding sequence ATGCCGAAATTTTCAGCCAACCTGTCCATGCTGTTCACCGAAGTCGATTTCATGCAGCGCTTCCGCCGGGCGAAGGAGCAGGGCTTCAGCGCGGTGGAATACATGTTCCCCTATGACTACCCGATCGCCGCGTTGCGCAGCGAACTGGAGGCGCATCGCCTGAGCCAGGTGCTGTTCAACCTGCCGGCCGGCGACTGGGCGGCGGGCGAACGGGGCATCGCCTGCTTGCCGGGGCGTGAAGCGGAGTTCCGCGACGGCGTCGGGCGCGCGATCGAGTATGCGCAGGCGCTGGGCTGCGATCGCATCAACTGCCTGATCGGCAATCCTGATCCCGCCGTCAGCCGCCACACCACCGACGAACGGGTGAAGGAGAACCTGAGCTACGCCGCCGACACTCTGGCGCGGCAGAATATCCGTCTGTTGATCGAACCGATCAACCGCTACGACATGCCGCAGTTCTACCTGCAAACCTCCCGGCAGGCGATCGAACTGATCGAAGCGATCGGCAGCCCCAACCTGTATCTGCAGTACGACCTTTACCACATGCAGCGCATGGAGGGGGAGCTGACGCAGACCCTCGAGCGCCTGCTGGCGAAGATCGACCACGTTCAGGTCGCCGACAACCCGGGGCGGCATGAGCCGGGCACCGGCGAAATCAACTGCGAGTTTATCTTCGCGCAGCTGGATCGCATGGGTTATCGCGGCTGGATCGGCTGTGAATACAAACCGCTCACCACCACGGAAAGCGGCCTGTCATGGATTAAAAAATACCTGTCTTGA
- the glxR gene encoding 2-hydroxy-3-oxopropionate reductase, whose translation MKVGFIGLGIMGAPMAEKLLAGGHTLYAHTRHEVPAALLQQGAIACRDPQQVADEADVIFIMVPDTPQVEEVLFGERGCAAGKLNGKVVVDMSSISPLETKRFAQRINQLGAQYLDAPVSGGEVGAKQGTLTIMVGGEEATFERVQPLLALMGKNITLIGGNGDGQTCKVANQIIVALTIEAVSEALVFASRAGADPARVREALMGGFASSRILEVHGERMIKRAFAPGFRISLHQKDLNLALQGAKALALSLPNTATCQELFNVCAANGDGELDHSALVRALEIMGNHRVAG comes from the coding sequence ATGAAAGTGGGATTTATCGGTCTGGGCATCATGGGCGCGCCGATGGCGGAAAAACTGCTGGCGGGTGGGCACACGCTTTACGCCCACACCCGGCATGAGGTGCCGGCGGCGCTGTTGCAGCAAGGGGCCATCGCCTGCCGCGATCCGCAGCAGGTGGCGGATGAGGCGGACGTGATCTTTATCATGGTGCCGGATACGCCGCAGGTGGAGGAGGTGCTGTTCGGTGAACGCGGCTGCGCCGCCGGCAAGCTGAACGGCAAAGTGGTGGTGGACATGAGCTCCATTTCACCGCTGGAGACCAAGCGGTTTGCGCAGCGCATCAACCAGCTGGGCGCCCAGTACCTGGACGCGCCGGTTTCCGGCGGCGAAGTGGGCGCCAAACAGGGCACGCTGACCATCATGGTGGGCGGCGAGGAAGCGACCTTCGAACGGGTGCAGCCGCTGCTGGCGCTGATGGGCAAGAACATCACGCTGATCGGCGGCAACGGCGACGGGCAAACCTGCAAGGTCGCCAACCAGATCATCGTGGCGTTGACTATCGAAGCGGTCTCCGAGGCGCTGGTCTTCGCCTCGCGCGCCGGCGCCGATCCGGCCCGGGTGCGCGAAGCCCTGATGGGCGGTTTCGCCTCGTCGCGCATTCTGGAGGTGCACGGCGAGCGGATGATCAAGCGGGCGTTCGCGCCGGGGTTCCGTATCTCGCTGCACCAGAAGGATCTCAACCTGGCGCTGCAGGGCGCGAAGGCGCTGGCGCTCAGCCTGCCGAATACCGCCACCTGCCAGGAGCTGTTCAACGTCTGCGCCGCCAATGGCGACGGCGAGCTGGATCACTCCGCGCTGGTGCGGGCGCTGGAAATCATGGGCAACCACCGGGTGGCCGGCTAA
- a CDS encoding MFS transporter: MPILLVSYIVGYLDRVGISFSKFQMMPDILNGNVSMAEAVYGLGAGVFFIGYIIAGVPSNILLSRYGARKIIALLMVVWGAISMLSIFITNPWQFYLARFLLGLAEAGFYPGVILYLTLWFPSSQRAKMTALFVCGIPVSNIIGGPLCGWIIEHMNGLMNLSGWQWLFFISGPRALLIAIVIFCFLDNTYQSAKWLSSQEKALIKEDMAQSTPRPGAAGGQEWTMKSMLRSSAFTKMWLICFCTVMGQGGLAFWVPTIIRDTGVTSVMDIGLLTMLPYMLAVVAMLAAARSSDKHRERRWHIIVPFCIAAVSLIFIGLFPDNKHVVMAALCVAVASSLVPSPLFWSLPNAIFTGTCAAAGIALINSIANIGGFISPYIIGYFKQLTHSNLAAMCVLSTMMILGAILTYSVPAKWVNK, from the coding sequence ATGCCCATTTTATTAGTGAGCTATATCGTCGGTTATCTCGATCGGGTTGGGATCTCGTTTTCGAAATTCCAAATGATGCCCGATATTCTGAACGGCAATGTCTCGATGGCCGAAGCCGTTTACGGGCTGGGCGCCGGGGTGTTTTTCATCGGCTATATCATCGCCGGGGTACCCAGTAACATTCTGCTGAGCCGCTACGGCGCCAGAAAGATCATCGCGCTGCTGATGGTGGTGTGGGGGGCGATCTCGATGCTGAGCATCTTTATCACCAACCCCTGGCAATTCTACCTGGCGCGTTTCCTGCTGGGGCTGGCGGAGGCCGGCTTCTACCCCGGTGTGATCCTCTATCTGACGCTGTGGTTCCCGTCCAGCCAGCGCGCCAAGATGACGGCGCTGTTCGTATGCGGCATCCCGGTCAGCAACATCATCGGCGGCCCGCTGTGTGGGTGGATCATCGAGCACATGAACGGCCTGATGAATCTCTCCGGTTGGCAGTGGCTGTTCTTTATCAGCGGCCCGCGCGCGCTGCTGATCGCCATCGTCATCTTCTGTTTCCTGGATAATACCTATCAGAGCGCCAAGTGGCTCAGCTCGCAGGAGAAGGCGCTGATCAAAGAGGATATGGCGCAGAGCACGCCGCGCCCGGGCGCCGCCGGCGGGCAGGAGTGGACGATGAAAAGCATGCTGAGATCGTCCGCGTTCACCAAAATGTGGCTGATTTGCTTCTGCACCGTGATGGGCCAGGGCGGGCTGGCGTTTTGGGTGCCGACCATTATTCGCGACACCGGCGTGACCTCGGTGATGGATATCGGCCTGCTGACCATGCTGCCGTACATGCTGGCGGTGGTGGCAATGCTGGCGGCCGCACGCAGTTCGGACAAGCATCGCGAGCGGCGCTGGCACATCATCGTGCCGTTCTGCATCGCCGCGGTGTCGCTGATCTTTATCGGCCTGTTCCCGGACAACAAGCACGTGGTGATGGCGGCGCTGTGCGTGGCGGTGGCGTCGAGCCTGGTGCCGTCGCCGCTGTTCTGGAGCCTGCCGAACGCCATTTTTACCGGCACCTGCGCTGCGGCGGGCATTGCGCTCATCAATTCCATCGCCAATATCGGCGGTTTTATTTCGCCTTATATCATCGGCTATTTCAAACAGCTGACCCACAGCAATTTGGCGGCGATGTGCGTCTTGTCGACGATGATGATACTGGGGGCGATATTAACCTACAGCGTGCCGGCGAAATGGGTCAATAAATAA
- a CDS encoding glycerate kinase, with protein MKIVIAPDSFKESVSAERAAQAIARGFHEVYPDAECVCLPIADGGEGTVDALVAATGGRKVTVSATGPLGERVTAFYGISGDGKTAVIEMAAASGLMLTPAARRNPLLATSYGTGELIRHALDQGIRHLILGIGGSATVDGGVGMVQALGGRFYRPDGKALPWGGGELATLSGIDLSTLDARLRQCRIEVACDVDNPLVGPRGAAAVFGPQKGATAAMVAQLEQGLTQYAEVLRQSTGHDVRHVAGGGAAGGMGIACQVFLGATLKPGIEIVMAALGLEQALAEADLLITGEGRIDSQTLGGKALSGVARLARARGLPMIALAGVVEDGAEALHAQGIDAMFSILPRLSTLEVALSQGELNLQRSAANIARAMRIGRRLG; from the coding sequence ATGAAAATTGTTATTGCACCGGATTCATTTAAAGAAAGCGTCAGCGCAGAACGGGCGGCGCAGGCGATCGCGCGCGGCTTTCACGAGGTTTATCCCGATGCCGAGTGCGTCTGCCTGCCGATCGCCGACGGCGGCGAAGGCACGGTGGACGCGCTGGTGGCCGCCACCGGCGGGCGCAAGGTGACGGTATCGGCGACGGGGCCGCTGGGGGAACGGGTGACGGCGTTTTATGGCATCAGCGGCGACGGCAAGACGGCGGTGATCGAAATGGCGGCGGCCAGTGGATTGATGCTGACGCCGGCGGCGCGCCGTAACCCGCTGCTGGCGACCAGCTACGGCACCGGTGAACTGATCCGGCATGCACTGGATCAGGGCATTCGCCACCTGATCCTCGGCATCGGCGGTAGCGCCACGGTGGATGGCGGCGTCGGCATGGTGCAGGCGCTGGGCGGGCGCTTCTACCGCCCGGACGGCAAGGCGTTGCCGTGGGGCGGCGGCGAGCTGGCGACGCTGAGCGGAATCGATCTCAGTACGCTGGATGCGCGCCTGCGGCAGTGCCGAATCGAGGTCGCCTGCGACGTAGACAATCCGCTGGTGGGGCCGCGCGGCGCGGCGGCGGTGTTCGGGCCGCAGAAGGGCGCGACGGCGGCGATGGTGGCGCAGTTGGAACAGGGCCTGACGCAGTATGCCGAGGTGCTCCGCCAGAGCACCGGTCACGACGTGCGGCACGTCGCCGGCGGCGGGGCGGCGGGCGGCATGGGGATCGCCTGCCAGGTGTTTCTCGGCGCAACGCTGAAGCCGGGTATCGAGATCGTGATGGCGGCGCTGGGCCTGGAGCAGGCGCTAGCGGAGGCTGATTTGCTGATCACCGGCGAAGGACGCATCGACAGCCAAACGCTGGGCGGCAAGGCGCTGTCCGGCGTCGCCCGTCTGGCGCGCGCGCGCGGCCTGCCGATGATCGCGTTGGCCGGCGTGGTGGAGGACGGGGCGGAGGCGCTGCACGCGCAGGGAATCGACGCGATGTTCAGCATTCTGCCGCGCCTGAGTACGCTGGAGGTCGCGCTGTCGCAAGGGGAACTCAACCTGCAGCGCAGCGCCGCCAACATCGCCCGCGCGATGCGCATCGGCCGCCGATTGGGATAA
- the allE gene encoding (S)-ureidoglycine aminohydrolase, producing the protein MGYFNNQTGYPTDILSTRAIIKRGNYALIPPNGLVRNVIPGFENCDVTILSTPKLGATFVDYLVTLHDCGRNTKGFGGEEIETFVYVIDGAITASADATDYPLTAGGYLYCPAGVTIRLENANGGQSSRLFLYKRRYQRIKGYEAHVVSNNVANLEKIHYEGMSEVILQDLLPKDLGFDMNMHILSFAPGASHGYIETHVQEHGAYILSGAGVYNLDNEWMPVKQGDYIFMGAYVQQAGYAVGQETFSYIYSKDCNRDVEP; encoded by the coding sequence GTGGGTTACTTCAACAATCAAACCGGTTATCCAACCGACATTCTGTCAACGCGCGCCATCATCAAACGCGGCAACTATGCGCTGATCCCGCCGAACGGTCTGGTGCGCAACGTCATTCCCGGTTTTGAAAACTGCGACGTCACCATCTTGTCGACGCCGAAACTGGGCGCCACCTTCGTCGATTATCTGGTGACGCTGCACGACTGCGGCCGCAACACCAAAGGCTTTGGCGGCGAAGAGATCGAAACCTTCGTGTACGTCATCGACGGCGCCATCACTGCTTCCGCCGACGCCACCGACTACCCGCTGACCGCCGGCGGCTACCTTTACTGCCCGGCGGGCGTCACGATCCGGCTGGAAAACGCCAACGGCGGTCAATCCAGCCGCCTGTTCCTCTACAAGCGCCGCTACCAGCGCATCAAGGGCTATGAAGCGCACGTGGTCAGCAACAACGTCGCCAACCTGGAGAAGATCCACTACGAGGGTATGAGCGAGGTGATCCTGCAGGATCTGCTGCCGAAAGATCTGGGCTTCGACATGAATATGCACATCCTCTCCTTCGCCCCCGGCGCCAGCCACGGCTACATCGAGACCCACGTGCAGGAACATGGCGCCTACATTCTCAGCGGTGCCGGCGTGTATAACCTGGACAATGAATGGATGCCGGTGAAGCAAGGCGACTACATCTTCATGGGCGCCTATGTGCAGCAGGCGGGCTATGCAGTGGGCCAGGAAACCTTCAGCTACATCTACTCCAAGGACTGCAACCGCGACGTCGAGCCGTAA
- a CDS encoding MFS transporter, producing the protein MSNDIDPRYWKKIVVVLCLGWAVIWIYRTVLTPIFPEIQQTIGAHSNAEMGLIASFYFFAYTGMQIPAGILVDKFGKKVVLIPGFCLFIIATLLIGNATSLTMVYAGSLLAGMGCGSYYGSAYSLSSENIPLERRGLATAVINSGSALGMAIGLIASSLLVKSFNMNWQIMLFIITGLLVVMTLVFAVVIKGSQPQAAAAVSQTVAPTAAEPEEDGQPSGLFSLRMISAYAMYFATCYGYYMIVTWLPSFLQQERGFEGVAIGFSSALVAFASVPGALFFSRMSDRFRNKKVQLIIFLELCAAVMLVCTVISPDSTMLLISLILYGLLGKLAVDPIMISFVADNAPKKGYGTSFGVFNFFGMSSSVIAPFLTGVISDSTGSKVMGFYISAAILLVGTAIFFTVNVLMKRTTAAQTATEA; encoded by the coding sequence ATGAGCAACGACATCGACCCGCGCTACTGGAAAAAGATCGTCGTCGTGCTCTGTCTGGGCTGGGCGGTGATCTGGATCTATCGCACCGTCCTGACGCCGATCTTCCCCGAGATCCAACAAACCATCGGCGCGCACTCCAATGCGGAAATGGGGCTGATCGCCAGCTTCTACTTCTTCGCCTACACCGGGATGCAGATCCCGGCGGGCATCCTGGTGGACAAATTCGGCAAGAAGGTGGTGCTGATCCCGGGCTTCTGCCTGTTCATCATCGCCACGCTGCTGATCGGCAACGCCACCAGCCTGACCATGGTCTATGCCGGCAGCCTGCTGGCGGGCATGGGCTGCGGCTCGTATTACGGCTCGGCCTACTCCCTGTCGTCGGAGAATATCCCGCTGGAACGCCGAGGCCTGGCGACCGCGGTGATCAACAGCGGCTCGGCGCTCGGCATGGCCATCGGCCTGATCGCCTCCAGCCTGCTGGTGAAAAGCTTCAACATGAACTGGCAGATCATGCTGTTCATCATCACCGGCCTGCTGGTGGTGATGACGCTGGTGTTCGCCGTGGTCATCAAAGGCTCGCAGCCTCAAGCCGCGGCGGCCGTCAGCCAGACCGTTGCGCCGACGGCTGCCGAGCCCGAAGAGGACGGCCAGCCCAGCGGCCTGTTCAGCCTGCGCATGATCTCCGCCTACGCGATGTACTTCGCCACCTGCTACGGCTACTACATGATAGTCACCTGGCTGCCCTCGTTCCTGCAGCAGGAGCGCGGCTTTGAAGGGGTGGCCATCGGCTTCTCCTCCGCCCTGGTGGCGTTCGCGTCGGTGCCGGGCGCGCTGTTCTTCAGCCGCATGTCCGACCGTTTCCGCAACAAGAAGGTACAGCTGATCATTTTCCTCGAGCTGTGCGCGGCGGTGATGCTGGTTTGCACCGTCATTTCGCCGGACTCCACCATGCTGCTGATCAGCCTGATCCTGTACGGATTGCTGGGTAAACTGGCGGTCGATCCGATCATGATCTCCTTCGTCGCCGACAACGCGCCGAAGAAAGGCTATGGCACCAGCTTCGGCGTGTTCAACTTCTTCGGCATGTCCTCGTCGGTGATCGCCCCCTTCCTCACCGGCGTGATCTCCGACAGCACCGGCTCCAAGGTGATGGGTTTTTACATCTCCGCCGCCATCCTGCTGGTGGGCACCGCTATTTTCTTCACCGTCAACGTCTTGATGAAACGCACTACGGCAGCCCAAACGGCCACCGAGGCCTGA